tgtccccaggagctgagtTAGGGCTCCTGACCCCACCCCTggcagcaggtccctgtccccaggagctgagtTAGGGCTCCTGACCCcacccctggcagcaggaacagctgctggGGTGACACCAACCTCGCAGCGACAGCTCCCAAAACACCCCAAGAGCATCAGCACCCTTGCAAACACCTGTGAAAACCACGGAAGGAGAAGGCCGGCGGGTGATGCCAGGCAGGAcccggggcagggacaccccggggcagggacaccccggAGCGGGGCCCCGCCGTGCCCGTCCCGCTCCCCAGGGCGCAGCCGCTCCCCGGCAGTTGCGCTTTTGCTTTGCACTGCGAGGGAGGGACCCGCCGTGGGGACCTCAGCAGCCCCGCGGGGACACACCGGGACAGCCTCCGGGCCAGCAAAGGTAGGGCTGGAATTCCTCTCTCCCGGTCGCCTTCGGGTCACGCTGGGGGAGTTCAgctgggctttttttggttgttgtggAAGAGATTTGGTGAGGCTCTGCCGGGATGGGACaacccagggacagccagggggggttCTGCCTTCACCACAGACCTGGTGTAAGTCCCAGAGTAAATAGGTAGAGGGGAGGAGATGCAAAGCCCAGATATATTCATTTATTGAAGAGATAATCTTCATTTATTGAAGAGCTCCTGTGTGTGCCCATGGGATGCTCTGAGCATCTGAGAGCAGGGAGATGGCTGAAGCTAAAGCACCCTGCCTTGGAGTTTCAAGCTATGTTTTCTGCTATCATTGAGTGAGCAGCTGAATTTAAGGATTAACCCCAACTCCAGCGGTTCTCAGCCTCTGcaaacccagcagcacctgggatgggactggtcTGTAAGGGGCCCTTGAGGCCACGCAGCCCCATCCCCCCTGCACAGGGATAACTGACCCAATTCCCGCACTTTCCTTGGGTTTGTCTCTCTCTGTTTGTCCCATGAGTTTTCCCAAGTGTTCTGTTCCTCACAAGTGGTTTTCCATGGGCCAATTTCCATTTGACGGCAAGAACCAGGGAGGAAGAGGACAGGGTTatcacagcacagggacatggctgTGCATCCCTGGGGGCCATGTGCTGATGGTTTGGGGGGATAATTCACAACTTTGGTGCCGGAAACATCTCTCAGGGATGTCAGAGTGTGCCAGGAAGGCACAAGGAGGGTGGGGGATTAGGctgacacacagcactgctgctctgggttATTTTCCCTTCTTAACTAGGATAAATATTAACAAAGGAGGACAAGAGCTTTTGCAAAGGATTAAAAGGCAAAATCAGAGTATTTCACATGGCATTAAATcagagcatttatttttttttcccttcatattCTTGGAATTTAGTTAGCACAGCAAGGGGGAATATCGCTCTGATGGAAAAAGAGATAAATCCCAAATATCTATCAGGAAAATACTTCAAGGCAGAGAAGGCCTTCTGTCATTtgttaaaagaacaaaaaagcacAATCCCATACAACATTCAGTTTCTGGTTTTAGCATCTCTATTTTCAGTTCATACCTTGTAAATTCTGCTTCCTGCCAAGGCAGGCCAGAGAACAAAGTGGGCACTGAGAGAAGCCCAGGCCACCCCTGGGCCAGctcccctcagagcccctttGGAGGGACAGAGCCACCCTCACCCTGCCTTCACTCTCACAGGAAACTGAATTTCCATTTGATGTTTTCCCTGTGCAtgttctgcttttattttaggttgtggaggagaagaagggaaaacacaagagaggtgccaggcacagcccagcccagctccccaggagGGTAAGTGAgccagggacaccagggtgctgctgctgtgcccctgtCACCCCAGGTTTTCTGTGTTCTTAAACACATCCCCACCCTGAACACGAGGGgactgagcacccccagctcacctgggccaGCAGCAAGGGCAGGGCTTGGTGGAGGATCCATCCAGGCTGATCCATcacctggctctgggcaggagcaggaggtgttggcagatcccagctctgagagggctccaggcagcagcagggaaaacacccacaaacccagcccagccaggagctgctcccaaaaCTTCTCCCCACCCAGCTGGGCTtaggagctgctgtgggttAAACCCCCAGGATCTGCTAATGAGGATTGGACACCCCTAAGCAGCCTCAGGTGAGGAGCCTGAGCACTGCTGAGGGTTGATGAGCTCTGCTGAGGCTCAGCTgtgaggcagagcccagctgggaggagggtaaggggctgctcccacagctcctgcaggggtTCTCATGGAACAGATGGATATCCAGCTGTCCTCCAGCACATGGAAAATGCTTTACCCAGGATGTACCCAGCTCTAACAAGCTGATTTTAGGCTGCCTGCAACTCTTACCTGCTGCTCTGACTCATTAGGCACAAATCTTCACCCAGTGCCCCAATGTGGCTGATTTGGGGGTGTACTCATGGAAAAATCAGGGGGAAAAGCTGTTCAGGGGGAGAaggaggctgtgcctgtggagaGTCTCTCGCCCTCCCCCTCACAGTGAGGGGGAAGCAAGCACAGAGCATGCAAACCCAAATTTCCTCtttctggagatttttttagCATCCTGCTGGTTTTTTACACGACACATGGGGCTGAACTCTGTGATGTTGCTGCTTGGGATTTCCAAAGCGCCATTTCTCACATTGCTGAGTTTTtacaccccctccccagccctgagggtgcCTCTGGGTGCCCTGGCTGAGCCCCCTCGCTGCTCCCCACCttcagctgagccctggggaccccTCGTGCCACAGGGAGAGGCAGAAAGTCCTGCAGGtgcctccctgccccagggccaggctggaaggggcagggaatggagTTGCAGGAAAGTTGCTGTgtgatggggatggggaagggcaggagctTAGGAGCAGTGGGAAAAATAAGATGTGCACATGtggaagggctgggggtgcacttTGTCCTTCCCTCTGTGTGTTCCAAGGCCCAGAGATGGAGTTAAGGTGGATTTTCACACCTGGGAATGCAGCCAGGAGAAAAGAAGTTGGATTGAGTCTTCCTCGGTGGGTGACAGGAGCCTCTGCaaacaggagaggagaggcaaGCTAGTTTAAAttgataagaaaaaatgttaaaataaaaatattatgaatTGTCACTTCTGAACCATAACAGGATCATTTCACAAGCCATTTTACCCCACTGCTTGAGTTAGATGCTCCctctttaaaaggaaagaaggaagacaTATCAGTCTCCTTGGcgagagaaaatacaaaaatagaCATGTTTCCTTTTATGGCAGATTTTCTGCTTCCACCCAAAACTACTTCAAAGTTTCGGTACCATCACACCAGCAAGTGTTGACCATCAATAAATAAGTGTTCACGTTTTTTACCtaagcactggaaaaaaaaacagcaggGAGTGCAGCAGACGCCattttgcctttaaaattaaaatttttaaaaatcaaattaaagacattaaaatattttaaattaagtaaATGTGCTTTTGGCATCTGGGTTGGTACCTACAAACTTCTCCCACTTAGACCTGCAGGATAATTCTTCATGTGGAAGCCAAGGGCAAACCTGAGACGATTTGGGCAGAGATCCGAATTTCCTCTAGATTTATCAGATCCGGCTGAGGCTTTTTGTGTCTGACACATTCAGATAACATCACTGTTTGGCTtgcaattttaaataaaatccacCTCCAGCCTCCTTAGTACCAGCTCTGGTGTTACCAACAGCCTCAGATGTGCACGATGGGTAAGGACAGGCTTAGAAAAAGCAGCTGTGAGGAAGTCAGATTGGCTCAAATGCAGGTAGTTCTGCAAAAGATGGCTTATGTCctatttctaaaatataaaCCTGGTTTTGACcctatttttaaaagttgaCCCTGGTTTGGTGAAAGCCACTGACCTGGGACTTCCACCCCATGACACAGCGGTGGCGGCTGCACTAGGGGAAAGGTTTGTGTGCACGTGGGTTACACGAGGAGCAGATTTCCTTCTGtcacctgcagctggggagggtgggAATGTTCTGAGGGCTTTCCTGGGAAGCCAGGGGAGTTTTCCCCTCAGGAGTTTTTGGGAGGTGAGAATATCTCCAAGGAGGGAGGCAGGTCCAGCACTGACCACGTGCTGGGACACAGGAAGAGCAACACCCCCAGGTTGTAGCAGAAAATGAGCACAATTTCTATTTACTCCTTGGTGGTTCTGCACTTCCACTGGACAGGGCACGGTGCTTGCTGGGCAGCAGAAGAGCTGATCACCACCAAAGCCACACAGGTTCTGctggagagatgctccagcttTTTCCATAACTCTTGCTCTGttcctcccctgtcccccaaCAATGCTCCAACTGCACCTTTCTGTCTTCCAGCCGTGAGGCCACATCAGCTGTTGAGCTCCTGTGCTGAGAGAAGAGGCTGAAATGCCTCCCAAAAGgtgacagacacacagctctggtGAGGAATTATCCACTCTGGCACAGCGATGCTTTTCCCGGTGTGGAtcccccctgcccaccctgcaggtGACCCCAGCGAGCGCTGACCAATGAGCAGGGCACTGGAATTAACTCCCCCCGTGCCAGAACTCCCCGTGATGCGCCGGTGACCGCAGCCTCCCCCGAGGGTTCCAGGGCTGGACTGCTCCCTTCGGATCCTGAccccccctggctgcaggacaggcgGGATGGACGCGTTATGATGCCGGGGCTGAGCACGGAGCCGGAGCACAACCATGAACAACTCCAGCTCCAACTGCAGCGAGACAGACCTCAAGCCCTACTACGCCATCACCTACACGGTGATCCTGATCCCCGGGCTCATCGGGAACACCCTGGCCTTGTGGGTCTTCTATGGCTACATGAAAGAGACTAAAAGGGCCGTGATATTTATGATCAATTTAGCCATTGCTGACTTATCACAGGTGCTGTCCTTGCCCTTGAGGATTTTTTACTACCTGACGGGCACGTGGGAGTTCGGAGGAGGTCTCTGCATGCTCTGTTTCTACCTGAAGTACGTCAATATGTACGCCAGCATCTACTTCTTGGTGTGCATCAGCGTGAGGAGGTACCTGTTCCTCATGCACCCCTTCAAATTCAGTGACTGCAGGCGTGTCTGTGATGTCTACATCAGCATCGTGGGCTGGGTCGTGGTCTGCGTGGGCTGCCTGCCTTTCCCACTCCTCAGGatgcagcaccaggaggatAAAAACACCTGTTTTGCGGATCTTCCCATCAAGAAACTCGACCTCCCCACCTCCATCACGCTGATGACCATAGGGGAGTTGGTGGGGTTCGTGACCCCCCTGCTTATCATCCTGTACTGCTCCTGGAAGACAATCTTGTCACTAAAAGAGAGGCACTCTGCTTCCCGGGACCTGGGCGAGAAGAAGAAGGCTTTAAAGATGatcctcacctgtgccctggTGTTCCTGATTTGCTTTGCACCTTACCACATCAGCTTCCCACTGGATTTCTTTGTGAAAACGGGGCAGATCCAGGAGGGCTGTGTGCAGATCTCGGTGTTCCACGCCGTGGCTTTGTGCCTCGCCAGCCTCAACTCCTGTGTGGATCCCATCATCTACTACTTCACCACGGACGAGTTCAGGAGACGCCTGTCCAGGCAGGATCTGCACGACAGCATCCAGCTTCAGCACCTCAGCTACGGCAGGAAGCACTCCAGGGATGTGCTTGGGGAGGACACCACGGAATACTGATTCCCAAACAGCTGCCAGTATTCCCAATATTTGTTACATTTTGGCCTTTGCcataattttttccctcaggacACTGATAACAACAACTCAAACTTCTGCTCTCGCTGAGGGTTGGAATAAACAAACAACACCCTCCtcaaaaatacccaaacctGGCCAAAAATGCTTTGATTTAATACTTCAGGTGCAAATTTTCACTGAATGGAAATAGGAGCATTTCCATtcctcagctgggcagcaggagtcATGGACCCATGGGAGAGGTGACCCATGCCCCTCCATCACCCGTGGCATCACCCAGCCACAGCCTGGTCAGCAAGAAACAGCAAAGATTCTGGGGTCTTGCTGTGCAGAAAGAATTTGATCCTAGAAATCACTGGATGCCACCATATCCTCTGTTTCTGAAGCACAAGACAATTCAGCAGAGACTGATTCTCCAGAGAgtgcccagagcctgctccagccacgCTGAGCATGGAGTGAGCAGCAGAAGGTGGCCCCAAAGGACTTCccatttaaataattaatgaaGCCTGATTTGGGGGAGTAGCAAATGCCATCACCCCAAATCACACAGCCAGGGAATCTTCCACACACTATTTTTCTGCCATCAGTTCCCATTTCTGGGTGCAAAGACAAGGGTTAGAGCCATGCCTTGGGTTTTGAACTAAGAGGTTTTGCTTGGAGGGTATTTATTCAAGCCAGGTGTCCATCAAGCCTTTCAGGTCCTCTTTTCACCAAAAATGGggcaaattattttcctttcactgaaaACTGACCCACAGCCATCACATCCACTCCCCATtaacagcagcaggaatcaAACAGAGGATCCAAACCTTTCCAAAGTTTGCTGTAATGGGAACTCCCTGGAATCAAAGTCAAAGGTGCCACGAgagatttttaataaaggctCAAAAATGGATGTTGTTTTAATATTTGATTTAAATTCAAACCAAAAAGTTCAGGCTTGACTTTGGTATTTCATTTGCACCTTCTTGTAAAATGTTACTTTTCTGTGAcagtataattttttatttatgcaaaTGTTGTTTTATAATTTATACAAGGGAAATACACATTGTAGGAAAATTATGTGAAAAGCCCAAAGAGTGccaaaa
This sequence is a window from Haemorhous mexicanus isolate bHaeMex1 chromosome 14, bHaeMex1.pri, whole genome shotgun sequence. Protein-coding genes within it:
- the GPR174 gene encoding probable G-protein coupled receptor 174, translating into MNNSSSNCSETDLKPYYAITYTVILIPGLIGNTLALWVFYGYMKETKRAVIFMINLAIADLSQVLSLPLRIFYYLTGTWEFGGGLCMLCFYLKYVNMYASIYFLVCISVRRYLFLMHPFKFSDCRRVCDVYISIVGWVVVCVGCLPFPLLRMQHQEDKNTCFADLPIKKLDLPTSITLMTIGELVGFVTPLLIILYCSWKTILSLKERHSASRDLGEKKKALKMILTCALVFLICFAPYHISFPLDFFVKTGQIQEGCVQISVFHAVALCLASLNSCVDPIIYYFTTDEFRRRLSRQDLHDSIQLQHLSYGRKHSRDVLGEDTTEY